One genomic region from Bacillus rossius redtenbacheri isolate Brsri chromosome 6, Brsri_v3, whole genome shotgun sequence encodes:
- the LOC134532492 gene encoding guanine nucleotide-binding protein subunit alpha homolog codes for MATVMRSCTCCLRFKLSPEELEQHVRSQDIDKLIEKDKQTFRRQVKLLLLGAGESGKSTFLKQMRIIHGVKFEPELIKEYQHVIYQNIIKGMKVLVDARDKLGISWENPKNATYGEYILKFENSMALDSRLFVQYAPSLINLWRDSGVKRAYERRREFQLSDSVQYFLDNLDRISRVDYVPSHQDILHARRATKGISEFVIFINNIPFQFVDVGGQRSQRQKWFQCFDSVTSILFLVSSSEFDQVLLEDRRTNRLEESRNIFDTIVNNRVFQSVSIILFLNKTDLLAEKVRSRETDVRLYFPDFAGDPHSLRDVQEFVLDMFVAVKRDRKKPLFHHFTTAVDTENITVVFNAVKDTILTRNLESLMLQ; via the exons ATGGCGACCGTCATGAGGTCGTGTACATGTTGCTTGCGGTTTAAGTTAAGCCCGGAAGAACTGGAACAACATGTTAGAAGTCAAGATATTGATAAACTGATTGAGAAGGACAAGCAGACGTTCAGAAGACAAGTAAAACTTCTATTACTTGGGGCAGGTGAGAGTGGGAAGTCAACGTTCCTGAAGCAAATGCGAATAATTCACGGTGTTAAGTTCGAGCCGGAATTAATAAAAGAGTATCAACATGTGATTTACCAGAACATTATAAAAGGAATGAAAGTATTGGTGGATGCAAGAGATAAGCTAGGGATTTCGTGGGAAAATCCTAAAAATGCCACTTACGGAGAATACATTCTTAAGTTTGAAAATAGCATGGCGTTGGACTCGAGACTGTTTGTTCAGTACGCTCCTTCATTAATTAACTTGTGGAGAGATTCCGGCGTAAAAAGAGCTTATGAAAGAAGAAGAGAATTCCAATTG AGCGATTCGGTTCAGTATTTCTTGGATAACTTGGACAGGATATCAAGAGTT GATTATGTCCCTTCGCACCAGGACATTCTCCACGCACGGCGCGCGACCAAGGGCATCTCCGAGTTCgtcattttcatcaacaacatTCCGTTCCAGTTCGTGGACGTGGGCGGCCAGCGCTCCCAGCGACAGAAGTGGTTCCAGTGCTTCGACTCCGTCACCTCCATCCTGTTTCTAGTCTCGTCGTCGGAGTTCGATCAAGTGCTGCTGGAGGACAG GCGCACGAACAGGCTGGAAGAGTCGCGCAACATCTTCGACACGATCGTGAACAACCGCGTGTTCCAGAGCGTGTCGATCATCCTGTTCCTGAACAAGACGGACCTGCTGGCGGAGAAGGTGCGCTCGCGGGAGACGGACGTGCGACTCTACTTCCCCGACTTCGCGGGCGACCCGCACAGCCTGCGCGACGTGCAGGAGTTCGTGCTCGACATGTTCGTGGCGGTGAAGCGCGACCGCAAGAAGCCGCTCTTCCACCACTTCACCACCGCCGTCGACACCGAGAACATCACGGTGGTGTTCAACGCCGTCAAGGACACCATTCTCACCCGGAACCTGGAGTCGCTCATGCTCCAGTAG